One genomic region from Candidatus Omnitrophota bacterium encodes:
- the rplM gene encoding 50S ribosomal protein L13, with amino-acid sequence MTTYIAKTKDIQKAWYIVDAKDKVLGRLASKIAAVLIGKNKVIYSPHQDTGDEVIVINASKIKVTGNKIEDKMYLRYSAYPGGLHKENLATKMKKHPDYVIRHAVKGMLPKSKLGAKLLKKLRVYADENHPHKAQMPKPLAV; translated from the coding sequence ATGACGACTTATATAGCGAAAACAAAGGATATACAAAAAGCTTGGTACATTGTCGACGCAAAAGACAAGGTGCTGGGCAGGCTTGCGTCCAAGATAGCCGCTGTATTGATAGGTAAAAACAAAGTTATATATTCACCTCACCAGGATACGGGCGATGAGGTTATCGTAATAAACGCGAGCAAGATCAAAGTTACGGGTAATAAGATCGAAGATAAGATGTATCTGAGATATTCTGCCTATCCAGGCGGTTTGCATAAGGAAAATCTCGCTACTAAGATGAAGAAGCATCCGGACTACGTTATAAGGCACGCGGTTAAGGGGATGCTTCCCAAAAGTAAGCTTGGGGCTAAGTTGCTGAAAAAGCTTAGGGTATATGCAGATGAGAACCATCCGCATAAGGCTCAGATGCCAAAGCCGCTGGCTGTGTAA